A single genomic interval of Terriglobus albidus harbors:
- a CDS encoding S9 family peptidase, which translates to MRLSVHSGAFLCVLSTVALAQQGRVYTDADYAAAEQRLSYNVNPLVYHQVNRVEWMKDGRFWYRDVGPEGAEFFVVDAKGAKSPAFDAKKVAASVSGLLKRPVDAARLQVSSLEEGSDGKSLEIGVQGGKFLCQKADWSCTTITAPAGGAPAARKSPEALSPDGSQAAFIRDWNLWVRDVKSGGEKQLTTDGVKDYGYATDNAGWTHSDSPILVWSPDGKKIATFQQDQRKTGDMYLVSTQMGHPKLEQWKYPLPGDKDVTMIERVLIDVPTAKVLRLKMEPDQHRSTNCDDVSCRGGSGWDDVQWGGDCKTLGFVSTSRDHKSATFRIADVETGEVRTVMNETVKTYFESGHAAVDWKYLPKSNELLWFSQRSDWGHLYLYDLKTGAVKSQVTTGEWNVYTVPKVDEEKRVIYFTGMGREKGDPYFHYFYKIGFDGKGLKLLTPETADHNITLSKDGKLFVDTFSTADTPTATVLRDGDGKQVAEIAKADISKLTGWLAPTPITVKARDGKTDLYGYLYKPVNLDPSKKYPVIDYIYPGPQTGSCGGRNFAAARGDNQSLAQLGFVVVCIDGMGTPWRSKTFQDTWYGQMGDNTLPDQVAGIKELAAKNSWMDLDRVGIWGHSGGGNATADAMFAYPDFFKVGISESGNHDNRLYEDDWGERYQGMLETSPDGKTSNYDNQSNITLAKNLKGKLLLAHGTMDDNVPPYETLMVVDALIKANKTFDLLLIPNAHHGYADASRYMMRRRWDYFVTNLMGATPPAEYKMSTKPDVF; encoded by the coding sequence ATGCGTCTTTCCGTGCACTCTGGTGCGTTTCTGTGCGTTTTGAGCACGGTCGCTCTGGCCCAGCAGGGCCGGGTCTATACCGATGCCGATTATGCCGCCGCTGAACAGCGGCTAAGCTACAACGTCAATCCTCTGGTCTATCACCAGGTCAACCGTGTTGAGTGGATGAAGGATGGCCGCTTCTGGTATCGCGATGTCGGTCCGGAGGGAGCGGAGTTTTTCGTTGTCGATGCGAAGGGAGCCAAGTCCCCGGCCTTCGACGCAAAGAAGGTAGCGGCTTCTGTAAGCGGATTGCTGAAGCGGCCCGTGGATGCGGCGCGGCTGCAGGTCAGCTCGCTGGAAGAGGGAAGCGACGGTAAGTCCCTGGAGATTGGTGTGCAGGGCGGGAAGTTCCTCTGCCAGAAGGCGGACTGGAGTTGCACGACGATTACGGCTCCGGCGGGTGGAGCTCCGGCGGCGCGCAAGTCTCCGGAGGCACTGAGTCCTGATGGATCGCAGGCTGCCTTCATCCGGGACTGGAACCTGTGGGTACGCGATGTGAAGTCCGGCGGAGAGAAACAGCTCACGACCGACGGCGTGAAGGACTACGGCTACGCTACAGATAACGCCGGCTGGACGCACTCCGACAGCCCGATCCTGGTCTGGTCGCCCGACGGTAAGAAGATCGCGACCTTCCAGCAGGATCAGCGCAAGACCGGTGACATGTACCTGGTTTCAACACAGATGGGGCATCCGAAGCTGGAGCAGTGGAAGTATCCACTGCCTGGCGATAAGGATGTGACGATGATTGAACGCGTCCTCATCGATGTACCCACGGCCAAGGTTCTACGCCTCAAGATGGAGCCCGACCAACACCGCTCAACCAACTGCGACGATGTCAGTTGCCGCGGCGGCTCCGGATGGGATGACGTGCAGTGGGGCGGCGATTGCAAGACGCTGGGCTTTGTCTCTACTTCGCGCGATCATAAGTCCGCGACCTTCCGCATTGCGGATGTCGAGACTGGAGAGGTCCGCACCGTGATGAACGAGACGGTGAAGACCTACTTCGAGAGCGGTCATGCGGCGGTGGACTGGAAGTATCTGCCGAAGTCGAATGAGCTGCTCTGGTTTTCGCAGCGCAGCGACTGGGGTCATCTGTATCTCTACGACCTGAAGACCGGCGCTGTGAAGAGCCAGGTCACCACGGGTGAATGGAACGTCTACACCGTGCCGAAGGTAGATGAAGAGAAGCGGGTGATTTACTTCACCGGCATGGGCCGCGAGAAGGGCGACCCCTACTTCCACTATTTCTACAAGATCGGTTTTGACGGCAAAGGCTTGAAGCTGCTGACGCCTGAGACGGCCGATCACAACATCACACTCTCGAAGGACGGCAAGCTCTTCGTTGATACGTTCTCTACTGCCGATACGCCGACCGCGACCGTACTGCGCGATGGCGACGGGAAGCAGGTGGCGGAGATTGCGAAAGCGGATATCTCGAAGTTGACGGGATGGCTGGCGCCTACGCCGATTACGGTGAAGGCACGTGACGGCAAGACGGATCTCTACGGCTACCTCTATAAGCCGGTGAACCTCGATCCGTCGAAGAAGTATCCAGTGATCGATTACATCTATCCGGGCCCACAGACCGGCTCCTGCGGCGGACGAAATTTCGCTGCAGCGCGCGGTGACAACCAATCGCTGGCGCAACTTGGGTTTGTGGTGGTGTGTATCGATGGCATGGGGACGCCGTGGCGCTCGAAGACCTTCCAGGACACCTGGTATGGCCAGATGGGCGACAACACACTGCCTGATCAGGTTGCGGGTATCAAGGAGCTGGCGGCGAAGAATTCATGGATGGATCTGGATCGCGTCGGCATCTGGGGCCACTCGGGTGGCGGCAATGCGACGGCGGATGCCATGTTTGCCTATCCGGATTTCTTCAAGGTGGGTATCTCGGAGAGCGGCAACCATGACAACCGTCTGTATGAGGATGACTGGGGCGAGCGCTACCAGGGCATGCTGGAGACTAGTCCTGATGGCAAGACTAGCAACTATGACAACCAGTCTAATATCACGCTGGCGAAGAACCTGAAGGGCAAGCTGCTGCTGGCGCACGGAACGATGGACGATAACGTTCCGCCGTATGAAACGTTGATGGTGGTGGATGCGCTGATCAAGGCGAATAAGACCTTCGACTTGCTGCTGATTCCGAACGCGCATCATGGCTATGCCGATGCATCGCGTTACATGATGCGGCGGCGGTGGGATTATTTCGTGACCAACCTGATGGGCGCGACGCCACCGGCGGAGTACAAGATGAGCACGAAGCCGGATGTGTTCTAA
- a CDS encoding RNA methyltransferase has translation MLIPEQKENLVVVLAGARNPLNIGAAARAMSNFGFRALRIVTEFPLPVTEAKSAVDAAEVMQQATVHTSFAEAIADCGLIYGTTAVGDRRLEHPVEPLPQAAAHVRNALAGLQRAAIVFGSEKTGMTNEQMSYCSSLLTIPMEVHGTSMNLGQSVAVCLWEVAREGASAGEVAEDESLADSAAVDRFEGVLREGLTATGYEAKFPANCGEEMTRRLVRRLRLNRKDAEIWTGIWRQVLWKLRQ, from the coding sequence GTGCTGATACCTGAGCAGAAAGAGAATCTTGTTGTCGTGCTGGCCGGCGCGCGCAACCCGTTGAACATCGGCGCGGCAGCTCGCGCCATGAGCAACTTCGGCTTTCGCGCCCTCCGGATTGTGACGGAGTTCCCGCTGCCGGTGACAGAAGCGAAGAGCGCCGTGGATGCCGCTGAGGTGATGCAACAGGCGACGGTTCACACCAGCTTCGCCGAGGCCATTGCGGACTGTGGCCTGATCTATGGCACGACGGCGGTCGGCGACCGGAGACTGGAGCATCCAGTCGAGCCGCTGCCGCAGGCGGCCGCACACGTAAGAAATGCATTGGCAGGACTGCAGCGTGCGGCGATTGTCTTTGGCAGCGAGAAGACGGGCATGACCAACGAACAGATGAGCTACTGCTCCAGCCTGCTGACGATTCCGATGGAGGTGCATGGAACCTCCATGAACCTGGGGCAATCGGTGGCGGTCTGCTTGTGGGAGGTCGCGCGTGAAGGAGCGAGTGCCGGCGAGGTGGCCGAGGATGAGAGCCTTGCCGACAGCGCTGCGGTGGACCGTTTTGAAGGAGTGCTTCGTGAAGGTCTGACAGCAACCGGATATGAGGCCAAGTTTCCGGCTAACTGCGGGGAAGAGATGACACGCCGCCTGGTCCGCCGTCTCCGGTTAAACCGGAAGGATGCCGAGATCTGGACTGGGATCTGGCGTCAGGTGCTTTGGAAGCTGCGGCAGTAG